Proteins found in one Armatimonadota bacterium genomic segment:
- a CDS encoding protease, translating into MRWSWKVGEYAGIAVYVHATFLLLIGWIALLHWLQLGTVQAVVNGVVFILLLFGCVLLHEFGHALTAKRYGIRTRDITLLPIGGVARLERMPNKPIEELWVALSGPAVNVVLFVLLYLFVQAKASLLPMEQVDAVRGSIWSRLMMVNLFLAAFNLLPAFPMDGGRVLRALLAMRMDYVQATHIAAALGQGMAFLFGFLGLLFNPFLLFIALFVWIGAAQEASMVQIQSALGGIPVQRAMLTDFRTISPDDPLERVIELILKGWQQDFPVMEGGRVTGVLTRSDLLNALASHGEHRLVREVMQRDFEVVDAAEMLENVLPRLQSCACHSLPVMRGEELVGLLTMDNVGEFLLIQSALDTAARRASQRGHTV; encoded by the coding sequence ATGAGATGGTCGTGGAAGGTGGGCGAGTATGCGGGTATCGCGGTGTACGTGCATGCGACGTTCCTTCTCCTCATCGGCTGGATTGCCCTCCTACACTGGCTTCAACTCGGCACGGTGCAGGCGGTTGTAAATGGAGTAGTCTTTATCCTGCTCCTTTTCGGATGTGTGCTTTTGCACGAGTTCGGTCACGCTCTCACCGCGAAGCGGTACGGCATCCGCACTCGTGACATCACGCTGTTACCTATAGGAGGCGTAGCACGTCTGGAAAGAATGCCAAACAAGCCCATCGAGGAGCTCTGGGTGGCACTGTCGGGTCCGGCGGTGAACGTGGTGCTGTTTGTCCTCCTCTACCTGTTTGTGCAGGCGAAGGCGAGCCTGTTACCGATGGAACAAGTGGACGCGGTGAGAGGGTCTATATGGTCGAGGCTGATGATGGTCAACCTGTTCCTGGCAGCGTTTAACCTGTTACCTGCCTTTCCGATGGACGGTGGGAGGGTGCTGCGTGCCCTGCTGGCAATGCGCATGGACTATGTGCAAGCCACCCATATCGCTGCTGCGCTGGGGCAGGGGATGGCGTTCCTGTTTGGTTTTCTGGGGTTGCTGTTTAACCCGTTCCTTCTGTTCATTGCGCTGTTTGTGTGGATTGGTGCGGCACAAGAAGCCAGTATGGTGCAGATTCAATCTGCGCTGGGTGGCATTCCGGTGCAGCGTGCGATGCTGACCGATTTCCGTACGATTTCACCGGACGACCCTCTGGAAAGGGTGATAGAACTGATTCTGAAGGGTTGGCAGCAGGACTTTCCGGTCATGGAAGGTGGGCGAGTCACCGGTGTGCTCACGCGCAGTGACCTGTTGAACGCTCTGGCGTCGCATGGAGAACACCGTCTGGTGCGAGAGGTGATGCAGAGGGATTTTGAGGTGGTAGACGCAGCCGAAATGCTGGAAAACGTGTTGCCTCGCTTGCAGTCCTGTGCTTGCCACTCCCTGCCTGTGATGCGCGGTGAGGAACTGGTCGGCTTGTTGACGATGGATAACGTCGGCGAGTTCCTGTTGATTCAGTCCGCCCTGGACACCGCAGCGAGGAGAGCCTCCCAGCGAGGTCACACCGTGTAG
- a CDS encoding cytochrome b561, giving the protein MKKRVQIYTGFERFWHWMQAILVLFLAFTGFEIHGSLHFFGFEEAVRYHNIAAYLLIALIVFAIFWHFSTGQWRQYVPTLENMRAQLEYYVFGIFRNAPHPTKKTVLSKLNPLQKITYFLLKVVLFPLLVVSGLLYMFYRYPTRYGIEAINIESLRFIAIAHTLGAFLMVAFVILHVYMTTTGETVLSNLRAMITGYEEVEEPTPTPIAQEVPQS; this is encoded by the coding sequence ATGAAAAAGCGCGTTCAGATATACACCGGCTTTGAGCGGTTCTGGCACTGGATGCAAGCGATACTGGTGCTCTTCCTCGCCTTCACCGGCTTTGAGATACACGGCTCGTTGCACTTCTTCGGCTTCGAGGAGGCGGTGAGATACCACAACATCGCTGCATACCTGCTGATTGCGCTCATCGTGTTTGCCATCTTCTGGCATTTCAGCACGGGGCAGTGGAGGCAATATGTACCTACGCTGGAGAATATGCGCGCGCAGCTGGAGTACTATGTATTCGGCATCTTCCGCAACGCGCCGCATCCCACCAAAAAGACCGTGCTCAGCAAGCTCAATCCCCTGCAGAAGATCACCTACTTTCTGCTGAAGGTGGTGCTCTTTCCTCTGCTGGTGGTTTCCGGCTTGCTGTACATGTTCTACCGATATCCGACGCGCTATGGCATCGAGGCGATCAACATCGAGTCGCTGAGGTTCATCGCTATTGCGCACACCCTGGGCGCGTTTCTGATGGTGGCGTTCGTGATACTGCACGTGTACATGACCACCACCGGAGAGACAGTGCTTTCGAACCTGCGTGCCATGATTACCGGCTACGAGGAGGTCGAGGAGCCGACGCCGACACCTATCGCTCAGGAGGTACCACAGTCATGA
- a CDS encoding cytochrome c — protein MKQAIPILATIALVVVVAVVASLTPREVLPDPLSQLRARYSQSHESPVDHSKFPQLQKDFKKPQEVTEACISCHNGRHIEVMNSNHWNWEREEYIQGRGVVYLGKRNAVNNFCLAAQGNELACAKCHVGFGMTSVKTFDFNDPRNIDCLVCHDGTGTYAKASNAGGAPSPDVDLALVASSVGRPQRSNCGVCHFYGGGGNNVKHGDLEEALFEPSRDVDVHMAVDGANMQCVDCHLTEKHQIRGQLYSLSSMNRNRVTCEQCHTSTPHEKEILNEHTLKVACQTCHIPIYAKVNPTKLYWDWSTAGKLRDGKPYRETDAEGNIIYLSEKGTFRWGKNLKPDYVWFNGTATHYLLGDKIADASKPVELNRFNGSYADPDAKIFPVKVMRTNQCYDPVNNILVAPKLFAPKPGEGAFWKDFECIRAIEVGMKERGLPFSGQLGFVETIAYWPLNHMVSPKEKAVRCSECHTRQGSRIANLKDFYIPGRDYLPLVDTAGKALVILTAVGVLAHGGLRVAVSLKRRREGSS, from the coding sequence ATGAAACAGGCAATACCGATTTTGGCAACAATTGCACTGGTGGTTGTGGTGGCAGTGGTCGCATCGCTCACTCCCAGGGAGGTTCTCCCCGACCCTCTCTCGCAGCTCCGAGCGCGATATTCCCAAAGCCATGAGTCCCCTGTGGACCACAGCAAGTTCCCCCAGCTACAGAAGGATTTCAAGAAACCTCAGGAAGTCACAGAAGCTTGCATCAGCTGTCACAATGGGCGACACATCGAGGTGATGAACTCCAACCACTGGAACTGGGAGCGCGAGGAGTACATCCAGGGGCGGGGCGTGGTCTATCTGGGTAAGAGAAATGCGGTGAACAACTTCTGCCTCGCCGCGCAAGGAAACGAGCTCGCCTGCGCGAAATGCCACGTCGGCTTCGGCATGACCTCGGTGAAAACTTTTGATTTCAACGACCCGCGCAACATCGACTGCCTCGTGTGCCATGACGGCACCGGCACCTACGCGAAGGCATCTAACGCGGGTGGTGCGCCCAGCCCCGACGTGGACCTTGCGCTGGTGGCTTCCAGCGTAGGGCGACCTCAGCGCAGCAACTGTGGTGTCTGCCACTTCTACGGAGGGGGCGGCAATAACGTCAAGCACGGCGACCTGGAGGAAGCCCTGTTTGAGCCGTCGCGCGACGTGGACGTGCACATGGCAGTCGACGGAGCCAATATGCAGTGCGTGGACTGCCACCTCACGGAGAAACACCAGATTCGGGGACAGCTCTACTCGCTCTCTTCCATGAACCGCAATCGGGTGACCTGCGAGCAGTGTCATACCAGCACGCCACACGAGAAAGAAATCTTGAACGAGCACACGCTCAAGGTAGCCTGCCAGACCTGCCATATCCCCATTTACGCCAAAGTGAACCCGACCAAACTGTACTGGGACTGGTCCACTGCAGGCAAACTACGAGATGGCAAGCCCTACAGGGAAACCGATGCGGAGGGCAACATCATCTATCTGTCCGAGAAAGGCACCTTCCGCTGGGGGAAGAACCTGAAACCGGATTACGTCTGGTTCAACGGCACTGCCACGCACTACCTGCTGGGAGACAAAATAGCGGATGCCTCGAAGCCGGTGGAACTGAACAGGTTCAACGGCTCCTACGCAGACCCGGATGCCAAAATCTTCCCGGTGAAGGTCATGCGCACCAACCAGTGCTACGACCCGGTGAACAACATTCTGGTTGCGCCCAAACTGTTTGCACCCAAGCCGGGCGAGGGGGCGTTCTGGAAAGATTTCGAGTGCATACGCGCTATCGAGGTGGGCATGAAAGAGCGCGGTTTACCTTTCAGTGGGCAGCTGGGTTTTGTGGAGACCATCGCTTACTGGCCCCTCAACCATATGGTCTCGCCGAAGGAGAAAGCGGTGCGTTGTAGCGAATGCCACACACGACAGGGAAGCCGCATTGCCAACCTGAAGGATTTCTATATTCCGGGCAGGGATTATCTGCCTCTGGTGGATACGGCGGGCAAAGCACTGGTGATACTCACTGCGGTGGGCGTGCTGGCGCATGGAGGCTTGCGTGTTGCCGTATCTCTGAAACGTCGTCGGGAGGGTTCGTCATGA
- a CDS encoding galactose-1-phosphate uridylyltransferase, with protein sequence MSELRQDIATKRWVIVSKERAKRPHQFLKQMVVQEEPDHRDDCPFCEGNEGQTPPEVYALRNGSEPNQPGWKVRVVPNKFAALSPSARWEVKHPEIFTTINGYGSHEVIIETPQHNQTLATLPQEQVQLVLQALLQRMRTLAQEDRIAFVQVFRNHGAAAGTSLVHPHSQLIATPIVPTNIREEIEEARRFYDDRVTCVYCYMLEKELEREERIVLSTDHYVVIAPFASRFPFELMILPRRHSASFVAEARGEDVAFLADVLRRTLLLLYRAANNPDYNAVLHTAPLRDSCMDYYHWHIEIVPRLTTPAGFELGSGIYITTAIPEETAAYLREQAQQLGI encoded by the coding sequence ATGTCCGAACTGCGTCAGGATATTGCCACCAAGCGGTGGGTGATTGTGTCTAAAGAGCGAGCGAAACGTCCACACCAGTTTCTGAAGCAGATGGTGGTACAGGAGGAACCCGACCACCGTGACGACTGTCCCTTCTGCGAAGGGAACGAGGGGCAAACTCCCCCGGAGGTGTACGCTCTGCGTAATGGGAGCGAACCCAACCAGCCCGGCTGGAAAGTGCGCGTGGTGCCCAACAAGTTTGCCGCGCTCTCCCCTTCAGCCAGGTGGGAGGTCAAACATCCCGAGATTTTCACCACCATCAACGGCTATGGTTCCCACGAGGTGATTATCGAAACCCCCCAGCACAACCAGACTCTGGCAACCCTCCCGCAGGAGCAGGTGCAGCTGGTGCTGCAGGCGTTGCTCCAGCGGATGCGTACGTTGGCGCAAGAAGACCGTATCGCTTTCGTACAGGTGTTTCGCAATCATGGCGCGGCGGCGGGCACATCGCTGGTACATCCTCACTCGCAGCTGATTGCCACTCCGATTGTGCCCACCAACATCCGCGAGGAGATCGAGGAAGCACGTCGCTTCTACGATGACCGGGTCACCTGTGTGTACTGCTATATGCTGGAGAAGGAGCTGGAGCGCGAAGAGCGCATCGTACTCAGCACAGACCATTACGTGGTGATCGCGCCTTTCGCCTCACGTTTTCCTTTCGAACTGATGATACTACCGCGCCGACACAGCGCGTCCTTCGTGGCGGAGGCGAGAGGCGAGGACGTAGCCTTTCTGGCGGATGTGTTACGGCGCACTCTGCTGTTGCTTTATCGCGCAGCCAACAATCCCGACTATAACGCCGTGTTGCATACTGCGCCGCTACGCGATAGCTGCATGGATTACTATCACTGGCATATCGAGATCGTGCCTCGCCTGACGACGCCTGCTGGGTTCGAACTCGGAAGCGGCATCTACATCACCACCGCTATCCCGGAAGAGACCGCCGCCTACCTGCGCGAGCAGGCACAGCAGCTCGGAATATAG
- a CDS encoding hypothetical protein (possible pseudo, frameshifted) gives MARAWDMPRRFSRSICEQIRQQRSHVKVVALVYWQGDRAWVIGLSCGAAYADEGRLLGAWVERYGRGGLGSGTLLVGDRLYGYRARLLKQLEEAGWLPVARVEAGLHQQVRADARLRARLRAEQYGWALGERYRIEQVFGSVKSAYGSVWRARSWEGARVWVWGMFVLWNMVGLVQVLGGVCFLCWLWVWWVTRFFEHPPNHLTLLAKGGIIEA, from the coding sequence ATGGCACGGGCGTGGGATATGCCTCGCCGTTTTTCGCGCAGTATTTGCGAACAGATACGTCAGCAGCGTTCGCATGTGAAGGTGGTGGCGTTGGTGTATTGGCAGGGGGATCGGGCGTGGGTGATAGGGTTATCGTGTGGGGCGGCGTATGCGGATGAGGGGCGGCTGTTGGGGGCGTGGGTGGAGCGGTATGGTCGTGGTGGGTTGGGGTCTGGCACTTTGTTGGTGGGGGACAGGTTGTATGGGTATCGGGCGCGATTGTTGAAGCAGTTGGAGGAGGCGGGTTGGTTGCCTGTGGCGCGTGTGGAGGCAGGGTTGCATCAGCAGGTGCGTGCGGATGCGCGGTTGCGTGCGCGTTTGCGTGCAGAGCAGTATGGTTGGGCGTTGGGGGAGCGTTATCGGATAGAGCAGGTGTTTGGGAGCGTGAAGAGTGCGTATGGGAGCGTGTGGCGAGCGCGTTCGTGGGAAGGTGCACGGGTATGGGTGTGGGGGATGTTTGTGTTGTGGAACATGGTGGGACTGGTGCAGGTGCTGGGAGGCGTTTGTTTTTTGTGTTGGTTGTGGGTGTGGTGGGTTACGCGATTTTTCGAACACCCTCCAAACCACTTGACTTTATTGGCAAAAGGGGGTATCATAGAAGCGTGA
- a CDS encoding molybdenum cofactor guanylyltransferase, translating into MQVAAVVLAGGGSRRMGRDKALLEWHGRPLLEHVLSRLETGFEKRVVVGGLPEWVTSRGVLWIPDEHPGAGVAAAIRTALRYLQQPCFVCACDMPFVHVEFGRWLLENAGGAVAHVPLWRGQAQPLHAAWFPEAVSFIEASLQEGEHAVWRLLQRLESAGTLRWAEEEVIRPFDADGQCFVNLNTPQEWRQWTTASERR; encoded by the coding sequence TTGCAGGTGGCAGCTGTCGTGCTCGCGGGAGGCGGTAGCCGGCGCATGGGGCGTGATAAAGCCCTGCTGGAGTGGCACGGTCGTCCCCTGCTGGAGCATGTTCTGAGCCGTCTGGAAACCGGTTTTGAGAAGCGGGTGGTGGTCGGTGGTCTCCCGGAATGGGTGACGTCGCGGGGTGTCCTCTGGATACCAGATGAGCATCCGGGTGCCGGAGTGGCAGCAGCCATACGTACCGCCCTGCGCTACCTGCAGCAGCCCTGCTTCGTCTGCGCCTGCGATATGCCCTTCGTCCATGTGGAGTTCGGCAGGTGGCTGCTGGAGAATGCCGGAGGCGCGGTGGCGCATGTGCCACTCTGGCGAGGACAAGCTCAACCTTTGCACGCCGCCTGGTTTCCCGAAGCGGTGTCCTTTATCGAGGCGAGCCTGCAAGAGGGTGAACATGCCGTGTGGCGCCTTCTGCAACGTCTGGAGAGTGCGGGCACTCTGCGGTGGGCAGAGGAAGAGGTCATCCGCCCCTTCGATGCCGACGGACAGTGCTTCGTCAACCTGAACACCCCGCAAGAGTGGCGACAGTGGACGACAGCCTCGGAAAGGAGGTGA